A portion of the Thalassotalea sp. LPB0316 genome contains these proteins:
- the rho gene encoding transcription termination factor Rho, which yields MNLTELKEKSINELVQLAESMKLEHLARHRKQDIIFAILKAHAKSGEDIFGGGVLEILQDGFGFLRSADSSYLAGPDDIYVSPSQIRRFSLRTGDTIQGKIRPPKDGERYFALLKVNEVNFDRPENSRNKILFENLTPIHANERLGMERGNGSTEDITARVLDLASPIGKGQRGLIVAPPKAGKTLLLQNIAQSIAYNHPECELMVLLIDERPEEVTEMQRLVKGEVVASTFDEPASRHVQVAEMVIEKAKRLTEHKKDVVILLDSITRLARAYNTVIPSSGKILTGGVDANALHRPKRFFGAARNIEEGGSLTIIATALIETGSKMDEVIYEEFKGTGNMELHLSRKIAEKRVFPAIHINRSGTRREELLTKPDELQKMWILRKIVHEMGEIDAMEFLIDKLAMTKTNDEFFDSMKRQ from the coding sequence ATGAATCTTACCGAACTTAAAGAAAAATCGATTAATGAATTGGTGCAACTTGCTGAATCAATGAAACTTGAGCATTTAGCTAGACACCGCAAACAAGATATTATTTTCGCCATTTTAAAAGCTCACGCTAAAAGCGGTGAAGACATTTTCGGTGGTGGTGTACTTGAGATTTTACAAGATGGTTTTGGTTTTTTACGCTCGGCAGATTCATCATACTTAGCAGGGCCTGATGATATTTATGTCTCACCGAGTCAGATTCGCCGCTTTAGTTTGCGCACCGGTGATACTATTCAAGGTAAAATTCGTCCACCTAAAGACGGCGAGCGTTACTTTGCCCTATTAAAAGTTAATGAAGTTAACTTCGACCGCCCAGAAAACTCTCGCAATAAAATCTTATTTGAAAACTTAACACCTATTCACGCCAATGAACGCTTAGGCATGGAGCGCGGTAACGGTTCAACTGAAGATATTACCGCACGCGTTTTAGACTTAGCATCACCTATCGGTAAAGGTCAGCGCGGCTTGATTGTTGCGCCACCAAAAGCGGGTAAAACCTTACTTTTACAGAACATTGCCCAAAGTATTGCCTATAACCACCCAGAGTGTGAGTTAATGGTGTTACTGATTGACGAGCGTCCGGAAGAAGTGACTGAAATGCAACGCCTAGTTAAAGGTGAAGTTGTTGCATCTACTTTTGACGAGCCAGCGAGTCGTCACGTGCAAGTAGCTGAAATGGTTATTGAAAAAGCTAAGCGTTTAACTGAACACAAAAAAGATGTGGTTATCTTATTAGATTCTATTACCCGTTTAGCCCGTGCCTACAACACAGTTATTCCTTCATCGGGTAAAATTTTAACCGGTGGTGTTGACGCTAACGCTTTACACCGTCCGAAGCGTTTCTTTGGTGCTGCGCGTAATATTGAAGAAGGTGGTAGCTTAACGATTATCGCAACAGCGCTAATTGAAACCGGTTCAAAAATGGATGAAGTGATTTACGAGGAGTTTAAAGGTACAGGTAATATGGAACTACACCTTTCTCGTAAAATTGCAGAGAAGCGCGTATTCCCTGCTATCCACATTAACCGCAGTGGCACGCGTCGCGAAGAATTATTGACTAAACCTGACGAACTACAAAAAATGTGGATATTGCGCAAAATCGTTCATGAAATGGGTGAAATTGATGCAATGGAATTCCTTATTGATAAGTTGGCAATGACCAAAACCAATGATGAATTCTTCGACTCGATGAAGCGTCAATAA
- the trxA gene encoding thioredoxin TrxA, whose protein sequence is MSDKIVQLTDDSFEADVINASGPVLVDFWAEWCGPCKMIAPLLNDIAEEYDGKVTVAKLNIDQNAGTPPKYGIRGIPTLLLFKDGNVADTKVGALSKTQLKEFLDNNL, encoded by the coding sequence ATGAGCGATAAGATTGTTCAGCTAACAGATGATAGTTTTGAAGCAGATGTCATTAATGCATCTGGTCCTGTACTTGTTGATTTTTGGGCTGAATGGTGTGGTCCATGTAAAATGATCGCCCCGCTATTAAACGACATTGCTGAAGAATACGACGGCAAAGTAACGGTAGCTAAATTAAACATCGACCAAAATGCGGGCACGCCACCAAAATACGGCATCCGCGGTATCCCAACATTATTGTTATTTAAAGACGGTAATGTAGCTGACACCAAAGTAGGTGCTTTATCGAAAACTCAATTGAAAGAGTTTTTAGATAACAACTTATAA
- the rhlB gene encoding ATP-dependent RNA helicase RhlB, whose translation MKKTHLSDKKFADLNLDPKVVAGLHAMGFEQCTSIQAKSLPVLIEGKDIAGQAQTGEGKTIAFLAATFHRLMQSERPNNNNPRAIIMAPTRELAIQIQKDAIEMAKSTGLRVGVVYGGEGYDSQRETLEKGVDILIGTCGRLIDYLKQGIYQLNNIEAVVLDEADRMFDLGFIKDIRYLFRRMPEAKERLNMLFSATLSFRVKELAFEHMNDPVSVEIEPEQKTNLRISEELFYPSNEDKMTLLQTLIEEEWPEKAIIFANTKHSCENVYNYLVADKHRVGLLTGDIPQKKRLNILESFKKGNLDILVATDVAARGLHIPSVSHVFNYDLPDDCEDYVHRIGRTGRAGATGHAISLACEEYVFNLPAIENYIEHTLPVSKYDPDALLTDLPKPKPRQRRHKPHNGGQNRTKTSYNKQRRN comes from the coding sequence ATGAAAAAAACACACTTATCAGATAAAAAGTTTGCCGACTTAAACCTGGATCCAAAGGTAGTGGCCGGTTTACATGCCATGGGCTTTGAACAATGCACCTCAATTCAGGCAAAATCGTTGCCAGTATTAATTGAAGGTAAAGACATTGCAGGCCAAGCACAAACAGGTGAAGGTAAAACAATTGCCTTTTTAGCCGCCACGTTCCATCGCTTGATGCAGTCAGAACGACCGAACAATAATAATCCTCGCGCGATTATTATGGCGCCAACTCGAGAACTTGCGATTCAAATCCAGAAAGACGCTATTGAAATGGCGAAAAGCACAGGTTTGCGCGTAGGCGTTGTCTACGGTGGTGAAGGTTACGACTCGCAACGAGAAACGCTCGAAAAGGGTGTTGATATTCTGATTGGCACCTGTGGTCGCTTAATCGATTACCTAAAGCAGGGTATTTACCAATTAAACAATATTGAAGCGGTTGTGCTAGACGAAGCCGACCGAATGTTTGATTTAGGCTTTATTAAAGACATTCGTTACTTGTTTAGACGCATGCCTGAAGCGAAAGAGCGCTTAAACATGTTGTTCTCTGCCACCTTGTCATTCCGGGTAAAAGAACTTGCCTTTGAGCACATGAACGATCCGGTCAGTGTTGAAATTGAGCCAGAGCAAAAAACCAACCTGCGCATTTCAGAAGAGCTATTTTATCCATCGAACGAAGATAAAATGACCTTACTTCAAACACTGATCGAAGAAGAGTGGCCAGAAAAAGCGATTATTTTTGCCAACACCAAACACTCATGTGAAAACGTCTACAATTACCTTGTTGCCGACAAACACCGCGTAGGCCTATTAACAGGTGATATCCCACAAAAGAAACGCTTAAACATTTTAGAGAGTTTCAAAAAGGGTAACTTAGATATTTTAGTGGCAACCGACGTTGCTGCCCGTGGTTTACATATTCCGTCGGTAAGTCACGTGTTTAATTACGACTTACCCGATGATTGCGAAGACTACGTTCACCGCATTGGCCGTACTGGTCGCGCGGGAGCGACGGGGCATGCGATTAGCTTAGCTTGTGAGGAATATGTTTTTAACTTGCCGGCGATCGAAAACTATATCGAGCACACCTTACCTGTTAGTAAATACGATCCCGATGCTTTATTGACCGACTTGCCTAAACCAAAACCTAGACAACGTCGTCATAAACCACATAATGGCGGACAAAACCGTACAAAAACCTCGTATAACAAACAACGTAGAAATTAA
- a CDS encoding guanosine-5'-triphosphate,3'-diphosphate pyrophosphatase yields MTSPLYAVIDLGSNSFHMLITRQLADSVQIVDKIKRKVRLASGLNTDNMLSDEAIERGLECMRFFAERLQDFPKQNIRVVATATLRLAKNRDVFIEQANQILGHNIQLLSGVEEAKTIYKGVAYTSNIQGNKLVFDIGGASTEIIIGENVEPLKAMSLDIGCVTFNQTFFNAGALTLSAFELATAQAKLHINSVISEYQGLTFDVVLGGSGTMQALAEILMHQQKPTLIDYEFLCAIKQQLIACKTIDAISIGGLDGERIPVFASGLAILIALFEVFEVKTLRLSSGALREGLLYDMLPSAKTVDIAALTINSMMVKYHVEQQQSERVTSIAQQLFNGCVDHWPAIVNDDYFVVNAACQLHEIGLLIDFKNQQKHGAYIVNNSQMLGFDQSQKQTLAMLIAQQKSDIDLQYLASQLLPLNTCASLLAIVRLAILLASRRHDKHLPTLTLISDVDSLTLGFEHAWLASHPLIADELRQEVKQFGKLGIKLNVNT; encoded by the coding sequence ATGACATCACCTTTGTACGCTGTTATTGATTTAGGCTCAAACAGCTTTCATATGCTCATTACCCGCCAACTGGCTGACAGCGTACAAATTGTTGATAAAATTAAGCGTAAAGTGCGTTTGGCCAGTGGCCTTAACACTGACAATATGTTGAGTGATGAAGCAATTGAGCGCGGTTTAGAGTGCATGCGCTTTTTCGCGGAGCGATTACAAGACTTTCCCAAACAAAACATTCGAGTTGTCGCTACAGCGACTTTAAGACTCGCGAAAAACCGCGATGTTTTTATCGAACAAGCCAACCAAATTTTGGGGCATAATATTCAATTATTATCAGGGGTTGAAGAAGCCAAAACGATTTATAAGGGCGTGGCTTATACTTCCAATATCCAAGGTAATAAATTAGTTTTCGATATTGGTGGTGCCAGTACTGAAATTATCATTGGTGAAAATGTTGAGCCACTCAAAGCAATGAGCTTAGATATCGGCTGTGTTACCTTCAACCAAACATTTTTCAACGCTGGCGCATTAACGCTAAGCGCCTTTGAACTGGCTACAGCACAAGCCAAATTACATATCAATAGCGTGATCAGCGAATACCAAGGGTTAACCTTTGATGTTGTGCTTGGCGGTTCGGGAACCATGCAAGCGTTGGCTGAAATTTTAATGCATCAGCAAAAACCTACCCTCATCGATTACGAGTTTTTATGTGCGATTAAACAGCAACTCATCGCCTGCAAAACCATTGATGCGATTAGTATTGGCGGTTTAGACGGGGAGCGTATTCCAGTTTTTGCCAGTGGCCTTGCGATTTTAATCGCATTATTTGAAGTGTTTGAAGTTAAGACCTTGCGTTTGTCATCAGGCGCGCTGCGTGAAGGTTTGCTTTACGATATGTTACCAAGTGCAAAAACGGTTGACATAGCGGCCTTAACCATTAATTCGATGATGGTGAAATATCACGTTGAACAGCAACAAAGTGAGCGGGTTACCAGTATTGCTCAGCAACTTTTTAATGGCTGTGTTGATCACTGGCCAGCCATTGTCAATGATGATTATTTTGTCGTTAATGCGGCTTGCCAACTACACGAAATCGGTTTGCTGATCGACTTCAAGAACCAACAAAAGCACGGCGCCTATATTGTTAATAACAGCCAAATGCTAGGCTTTGATCAAAGTCAAAAGCAAACGCTTGCCATGCTCATTGCCCAACAAAAATCTGACATTGATTTACAATATTTGGCCAGCCAGCTGTTACCGCTAAACACCTGTGCATCGCTACTCGCAATTGTCCGCCTTGCGATTTTACTGGCAAGCAGACGTCACGACAAACATCTACCAACACTCACATTAATTAGTGATGTCGATAGCCTAACGCTAGGGTTTGAACACGCTTGGTTAGCTAGCCATCCGCTGATTGCAGATGAATTAAGACAAGAAGTAAAACAGTTTGGCAAACTAGGTATTAAGCTGAACGTTAATACCTAG
- the hemB gene encoding porphobilinogen synthase — protein MTKSFGQYPARRMRRMRADDFSRRLMSENQLTVNDLIYPVFVLEGENQRESVESMPGVERKSIDLLLEEAQELVDLGVPAIALFPVTPADKKSLMAEEAYNPDGLAQRAVRALKAKFPELGVITDVALDPFTTHGQDGIIDDNGYVLNEVTKDILVKQALSHAQAGADVVAPSDMMDGRVGAIREELEAHGFVNTRILAYSAKYASNYYGPFRDAVGSAGNIKGGNKYSYQMDPANSDEALHEIAQDIHEGADMVMVKPGMPYLDIVRRVKDNFQVPTYAYQVSGEYAMHMAAIQNGWLAERPCVMEGLLAFKRAGADGILTYFAKQVAYWLTEDK, from the coding sequence ATGACAAAGAGTTTTGGACAATACCCAGCACGTCGTATGCGACGAATGAGAGCTGATGATTTTTCTCGCCGTTTGATGTCAGAAAACCAATTGACGGTTAATGACTTAATTTACCCCGTGTTTGTGTTAGAAGGTGAAAACCAACGTGAGTCGGTTGAATCAATGCCAGGTGTTGAGCGTAAAAGCATCGACTTGTTGCTCGAAGAAGCACAAGAATTAGTTGATTTGGGCGTACCTGCGATTGCGTTATTTCCGGTCACACCAGCAGATAAAAAATCGTTGATGGCAGAAGAAGCATACAACCCTGATGGTCTTGCTCAACGTGCTGTTCGCGCGCTCAAAGCGAAATTTCCAGAACTTGGTGTTATTACCGATGTCGCCTTAGATCCCTTTACCACTCATGGTCAAGACGGCATTATCGACGATAACGGCTACGTGTTAAATGAAGTGACGAAAGACATTCTTGTAAAACAGGCCTTATCGCACGCACAAGCCGGCGCAGATGTCGTTGCACCGTCAGACATGATGGATGGTCGCGTTGGCGCTATTCGCGAAGAACTTGAAGCGCACGGCTTTGTTAACACCCGTATTTTAGCGTACTCAGCAAAATATGCGTCAAACTACTATGGCCCATTTAGAGATGCGGTTGGCTCTGCTGGCAATATTAAAGGCGGTAACAAATACTCTTATCAAATGGATCCGGCAAACAGCGATGAAGCGCTACACGAAATCGCTCAAGACATTCACGAAGGCGCTGATATGGTGATGGTTAAGCCAGGCATGCCCTATTTAGATATAGTGCGTCGTGTTAAAGATAACTTCCAAGTGCCAACCTATGCATATCAAGTCAGTGGTGAATATGCTATGCACATGGCTGCAATTCAAAACGGTTGGTTAGCTGAAAGACCTTGCGTCATGGAAGGTTTATTAGCATTTAAACGCGCGGGTGCCGATGGTATATTGACTTATTTTGCCAAGCAAGTGGCATACTGGTTAACAGAAGACAAGTAA
- a CDS encoding diguanylate cyclase, which produces MARLALLCWLLLTSLATNGQTVYGFKEKSTTFVVTEYQALRMQSLAVSSVSAVLAAPASAWQDSQVDNANYIRLAEGKNWLRFEVANHHEDAATAFINIANRHALQNIKAFYVDKRLDPKALSVSLLNNDTWSISMPLTAFGRSTVYLAIEADWPELVQIKLSKESAFVEASFDAQFTQGFAIGGMLCLSIAALLLYFGTGNGPLLWLFAFFVTRTLLLTTTMGYNLYFFFPEYPELRSVESPILGAISVIFYFLFIENLFNLRQRLPRAHRILKTVGLILVVYIPLSLLIDTRINSAISSLMHFIVTGAIVVIGWQLYQRKVRLSLAFTIISAIQLCLGVLYYYSYNYYWFEQSHTLMFVGFWLHNILVVFLLSKQYYHQIQDKQLAQRQALAQANATRKAQEELLALQNTTQEELESRVQERTFELNIALQELEQANQELERTNTTDELTSLYNRRFYDQKILAEFRRSKRNLTPLSLLLIDIDHFKQVNDNFGHLGGDKSLIAVASLIKLTTQRSTDIACRYGGEEFCIILPETDEQGAMAIAEKLRKQVEEHPITLAENEINLTISCGISTYRQESFATVETLFSCADKALYRAKNEGRNQVQYLPINLEK; this is translated from the coding sequence ATGGCTAGGTTGGCCTTGCTTTGCTGGTTATTGTTAACAAGCTTGGCAACTAATGGCCAAACCGTTTACGGCTTCAAAGAAAAGTCGACAACGTTTGTTGTCACCGAGTATCAAGCGCTGCGTATGCAGTCATTAGCGGTGTCTTCAGTATCGGCCGTCTTGGCTGCACCGGCAAGTGCTTGGCAAGATAGCCAAGTCGACAATGCTAACTATATCCGCTTGGCCGAAGGTAAAAATTGGCTTCGATTTGAAGTTGCCAATCACCACGAAGATGCCGCAACTGCCTTTATCAATATAGCTAATCGCCATGCACTGCAAAACATCAAAGCATTTTACGTTGATAAACGCCTAGACCCAAAAGCGTTATCGGTGAGTTTACTCAATAATGATACTTGGTCGATATCGATGCCGTTAACGGCATTTGGCCGTTCGACGGTATACTTAGCGATTGAAGCTGATTGGCCTGAGTTGGTTCAGATCAAGCTCAGTAAAGAGTCGGCATTTGTCGAAGCATCGTTTGACGCTCAATTTACTCAAGGTTTTGCCATTGGCGGTATGTTGTGTTTATCAATCGCTGCTTTGTTGTTGTACTTTGGTACCGGCAATGGGCCACTGTTATGGCTATTTGCGTTTTTTGTTACTCGTACTTTGTTGTTAACCACGACTATGGGGTACAACCTCTATTTTTTCTTCCCCGAATATCCTGAGTTGCGCTCAGTAGAGTCTCCTATTTTAGGTGCTATTTCCGTAATTTTTTACTTTTTGTTTATTGAAAACCTGTTTAATTTACGTCAGCGATTACCGCGTGCCCATCGAATCTTAAAAACCGTTGGCTTAATTTTGGTAGTTTATATTCCATTGAGCTTGCTTATTGATACTCGTATTAACAGCGCAATTTCAAGTTTGATGCATTTTATTGTTACCGGCGCCATTGTTGTCATTGGTTGGCAGCTCTATCAGCGCAAGGTTCGGTTATCGTTAGCGTTTACCATTATCTCGGCAATTCAACTTTGCTTGGGCGTGCTCTATTATTACAGCTACAATTACTATTGGTTTGAGCAGTCACATACCCTGATGTTTGTCGGCTTTTGGTTGCATAATATTTTGGTGGTGTTTTTGCTGAGTAAACAGTATTACCACCAAATTCAAGACAAGCAGTTAGCGCAAAGACAGGCGTTAGCGCAGGCCAATGCAACAAGAAAAGCACAAGAAGAACTCCTTGCCTTACAAAATACCACCCAAGAAGAGTTAGAATCTAGGGTACAAGAGCGAACCTTTGAACTTAATATAGCGTTGCAAGAACTCGAGCAAGCAAACCAAGAGTTAGAGCGAACAAACACGACGGACGAGCTAACGAGCTTGTATAATCGTCGTTTTTACGATCAAAAAATACTGGCGGAATTTAGACGTAGCAAGCGAAATTTAACGCCGTTGAGTTTATTGCTGATCGACATTGATCACTTTAAGCAAGTCAATGATAATTTTGGTCATTTAGGCGGTGACAAAAGTTTGATTGCTGTCGCCTCACTGATCAAGCTGACAACCCAACGCAGCACCGATATCGCGTGTCGTTATGGCGGTGAAGAGTTTTGTATTATATTGCCTGAAACCGATGAACAAGGTGCGATGGCAATTGCGGAAAAGTTGCGCAAGCAAGTAGAAGAACACCCGATTACGCTAGCAGAGAACGAAATCAACTTAACGATAAGTTGCGGTATTTCAACCTACCGACAAGAATCTTTTGCTACAGTAGAAACCTTATTTAGTTGTGCTGATAAAGCACTGTATCGGGCAAAGAACGAGGGCCGAAATCAGGTTCAATATTTGCCGATTAATTTAGAAAAGTAG
- a CDS encoding TatD family hydrolase, producing MIDIGVNLTNSRFSKDLPEVIDRAQLAGVKHCLVTGTSVAESSQAVALCQQYPDFLSSTCGVHPHDADHVSDDFIEQLRLLTTSHACVKAIGECGLDFNRNFSTPANQQRVFEAQIALASELQKPLFLHQRDAFDTWFGCLKPYLGKVPAMVSHCFTGNQQELETCLAHDMYIGITGWVCDERRGQALQSIVPLIPLERLMIETDAPYLTPRTIRPKPKSSRNEPSYLGFVVSTLAQLYGESEQVIIEHSQNNAARVFKLGSCHG from the coding sequence TTGATTGATATCGGGGTTAACTTAACCAATAGTCGCTTTAGTAAAGACTTACCTGAGGTAATTGATCGCGCTCAATTAGCTGGTGTTAAGCATTGCTTGGTCACGGGAACGAGTGTTGCTGAAAGTAGTCAAGCTGTTGCGCTATGCCAACAATACCCCGATTTTTTATCTAGTACATGTGGTGTTCATCCACATGACGCTGATCACGTGAGTGATGACTTTATCGAGCAATTGCGATTATTAACGACATCACATGCTTGTGTTAAAGCTATTGGCGAATGCGGCCTTGATTTTAATCGCAATTTTTCAACACCGGCGAATCAACAACGGGTTTTTGAGGCGCAAATAGCGCTCGCCAGTGAATTACAAAAACCGCTGTTTTTGCACCAGCGCGATGCATTTGACACATGGTTTGGCTGTCTTAAACCTTATTTGGGTAAAGTACCAGCAATGGTTTCTCATTGTTTTACTGGCAACCAACAAGAGTTAGAAACTTGTTTAGCGCATGACATGTATATTGGTATTACTGGTTGGGTTTGCGATGAACGCCGAGGCCAAGCGCTCCAATCTATCGTGCCACTGATCCCACTTGAGCGGTTAATGATTGAAACGGATGCGCCGTATCTAACCCCTCGTACGATTCGGCCAAAACCTAAATCGAGCCGCAACGAGCCAAGTTACCTCGGTTTTGTCGTTAGCACCCTAGCGCAGTTATATGGTGAGAGTGAACAAGTCATTATTGAACACAGCCAAAACAATGCGGCTCGCGTGTTTAAGTTAGGGAGCTGTCATGGCTAG